One window from the genome of Bradyrhizobium xenonodulans encodes:
- a CDS encoding glutathione S-transferase family protein: MSDLSSFAITRRWPAKHPELLQLYSLPTPNGVKVSIMLEEIGLPYEVHLVDFGKDDQKTDEFVSLNPNGKIPAILDPNGPGGRPLPLFESGAILQYLAEKTGKLLPEDAARRYQTLAWLHFQMGGIGPMFGQVGFFHKFAGKDFEDKRPRDRYVAEAKRLLGVMETHLTGRQWFMDDDYTIADISMLGWVRNLNGFYGAGDLVEFSRFTSVGAWLERGLARPAVQRGLNIPPRP, from the coding sequence ATGTCCGATCTTTCCTCCTTTGCCATCACCAGGCGCTGGCCGGCCAAGCATCCCGAACTGCTCCAGCTCTACTCGCTGCCGACGCCGAACGGCGTCAAGGTTTCGATCATGCTGGAGGAGATCGGGCTGCCTTACGAGGTGCATCTCGTCGACTTCGGCAAGGACGATCAGAAGACGGACGAATTCGTCTCGCTCAATCCCAACGGCAAGATCCCGGCGATCCTCGATCCCAACGGTCCCGGTGGCAGGCCGCTGCCGCTGTTTGAATCCGGGGCGATCCTGCAATACCTCGCGGAGAAGACCGGCAAGCTTTTGCCCGAAGATGCCGCGCGCCGCTACCAGACCCTCGCCTGGTTGCATTTCCAGATGGGCGGCATCGGGCCGATGTTCGGCCAGGTCGGCTTCTTCCACAAATTCGCCGGCAAGGATTTTGAGGACAAGCGGCCCCGTGACCGCTACGTCGCCGAGGCCAAGCGCCTGCTCGGCGTGATGGAGACGCATCTGACGGGCCGGCAATGGTTCATGGACGACGACTACACCATCGCCGACATCTCCATGCTCGGCTGGGTGCGCAATCTCAACGGTTTCTACGGCGCCGGCGATCTCGTCGAATTCAGCCGATTCACGTCGGTCGGTGCCTGGCTCGAACGCGGCCTTGCGCGTCCGGCCGTGCAGCGCGGGCTGAACATTCCGCCGCGGCCTTGA
- a CDS encoding TetR/AcrR family transcriptional regulator, protein MPKISDKKREDRRQQILEAALACFSEDGFHQTGMADIVKRSGLSHGAVYLYFQSKDDLIEALADDRHRREAVLNSVAQGSGDPIEGLHALVRVYAQWLTDAAGEARRRVGIHGWAEALRNRRVRTSVVEGIAMPRALIVALVERGQHDGLIKRDVGADAIARVLVAIFQGLVLQKCWGEDFDVAAGMTAVSSVIEGFRTTKTDIKRRSRT, encoded by the coding sequence ATGCCCAAAATCAGCGACAAGAAACGTGAAGACCGGCGTCAGCAGATCCTCGAAGCGGCGCTCGCCTGCTTCTCGGAAGACGGATTTCACCAGACCGGCATGGCCGACATCGTGAAGCGGTCGGGCCTGAGCCATGGCGCGGTCTATCTCTACTTTCAGAGCAAGGACGATCTGATCGAGGCGCTGGCCGACGACCGGCATCGCCGCGAGGCCGTCCTCAATTCGGTCGCGCAGGGCTCCGGCGATCCCATCGAGGGACTGCACGCGCTGGTTCGCGTCTACGCGCAATGGCTCACCGATGCCGCGGGCGAAGCGCGACGCCGCGTCGGCATTCACGGTTGGGCCGAGGCGCTGCGCAACCGCCGCGTCCGCACCAGCGTCGTCGAGGGCATCGCCATGCCGCGCGCGCTGATCGTGGCCCTGGTCGAGCGCGGCCAGCACGACGGCTTGATCAAGCGCGACGTTGGCGCTGACGCGATCGCGCGCGTGCTGGTCGCGATCTTCCAGGGGCTTGTGCTGCAAAAATGCTGGGGCGAGGATTTTGACGTCGCGGCCGGCATGACGGCCGTCTCGAGCGTGATCGAGGGTTTTCGCACGACCAAGACGGACATCAAGCGCCGAAGCAGGACGTGA
- a CDS encoding inorganic phosphate transporter: MDAALGLPVLVGLIAVALLFDFLNGLHDAANSIATIVSTRVLRPQFAVLWAAFFNFIAFMVFGLHVAQTIGTGIIDPSIVDAQVIFAALVGAIVWNLVTWGLGIPSSSSHALIGGLVGGGMAKAGISAAVWSGLSKAVLAIVLSPLVGFLLAMVLVAIVSWASVRSTPFAVDRAFRILQFASASLYSLGHGGNDAQKTMGIIAVLLYSQGHLGSDFSVPFWVVLSCQAAMALGTLMGGWRIVRTMGLRITKLTPMQGFCAETGGAATLFMATFLGVPVSTTHTITGAIVGVGAARRVSAVRWNVASSIVYAWVITIPASAIVAALTWWAVQIFVR, translated from the coding sequence GTGGATGCTGCGTTGGGTCTTCCCGTCCTGGTCGGACTGATCGCCGTCGCGCTGCTGTTCGACTTCCTCAACGGCCTGCACGACGCCGCCAATTCGATCGCGACCATCGTCTCGACCCGCGTGCTGCGGCCGCAATTCGCGGTGCTCTGGGCCGCGTTCTTCAATTTCATCGCCTTCATGGTGTTCGGCCTCCACGTCGCCCAGACCATCGGCACCGGCATCATCGATCCCTCGATCGTCGATGCCCAGGTGATCTTCGCGGCCCTTGTCGGCGCGATCGTCTGGAATCTCGTGACCTGGGGCCTCGGCATCCCGTCCTCCTCGTCGCATGCGCTGATCGGCGGGCTTGTCGGCGGCGGCATGGCCAAGGCTGGAATCTCGGCGGCGGTGTGGAGCGGATTGTCCAAGGCGGTGCTGGCGATCGTGCTGTCACCGCTGGTCGGCTTCCTGCTGGCGATGGTGCTGGTCGCAATCGTGTCCTGGGCCTCGGTGCGCTCGACGCCGTTCGCGGTCGACCGCGCCTTTCGCATCCTGCAATTCGCCTCCGCCTCGCTCTATTCGCTCGGCCATGGCGGCAATGACGCGCAGAAGACGATGGGCATCATCGCCGTGCTGCTCTACTCGCAGGGCCATCTCGGCAGCGACTTCTCGGTGCCGTTCTGGGTCGTGCTGTCCTGCCAGGCGGCGATGGCACTGGGCACGCTGATGGGCGGCTGGCGCATCGTCCGCACCATGGGCCTGCGCATCACCAAATTGACCCCGATGCAGGGCTTTTGCGCCGAGACCGGCGGCGCCGCGACGCTGTTCATGGCGACCTTCCTCGGCGTTCCCGTCTCGACCACCCACACCATCACCGGTGCCATCGTCGGCGTCGGCGCGGCCCGCCGCGTCTCGGCGGTGCGCTGGAACGTGGCGAGCTCGATCGTCTATGCCTGGGTGATCACCATCCCGGCCTCGGCCATCGTCGCAGCGCTGACCTGGTGGGCGGTCCAAATCTTCGTCAGGTAA
- the sugE gene encoding quaternary ammonium compound efflux SMR transporter SugE, with protein MAWSILFVAGLLEITWAIGLKYTEGFTRLVPSVITLAAMAGSVILLGIALKSLPVGTAYAVWTGIGAVGTATLGIILFGEPATAFRLASIGLIVAGIAGLKFVT; from the coding sequence ATGGCCTGGAGCATCCTGTTCGTCGCCGGTCTTCTCGAGATCACCTGGGCGATCGGCCTGAAATACACAGAGGGTTTTACCAGGCTTGTTCCGTCCGTCATCACGCTCGCGGCCATGGCCGGCAGCGTCATCCTGCTCGGGATAGCTCTCAAATCACTGCCCGTCGGAACCGCCTATGCGGTCTGGACCGGGATCGGCGCGGTCGGCACTGCGACACTCGGCATCATCCTGTTCGGCGAGCCGGCCACAGCGTTCCGCCTTGCCAGCATCGGCCTGATCGTCGCCGGTATTGCCGGACTGAAATTCGTTACCTGA
- a CDS encoding ABC transporter substrate-binding protein, with the protein MKTKSIASLLLTTALTFAATGAAFAQDKTVKIGALSDQSGLYADLGGPGSTLAAQMAVEDSGLAAKGWKIDIISGDHQNKPDIGTAIARQWFDVEKVDIIVDVPNSGVALAVNNVIKEKNGVYINSGAATSDLSNAQCSPNTVHWTYDTYMLAHTTGQALVKAGGDTWFFLTADYAFGAALERDTSAVVTANGGKVVGGVKHPLNTPDFSSFLLQAQASKAKIIGLANAGGDTTNTIKQAAEFGIGKGGQKLAALLLFLTDVKAIGLETAQGLNFTETFYWDMNDQTRAFSKRFAAKMKNSAPPTMVQAGVYAGVRHYLKALEALGGNSHDGAKIVEKMKSMPTEDDLFGKGEIQPNGRTIHNAYLFEVKKPSESKGPWDFYKLVGTVPGDQAFTPLSESKCALLKK; encoded by the coding sequence ATGAAGACCAAGTCGATTGCGTCATTGCTGCTGACCACCGCGCTCACCTTCGCCGCAACAGGCGCAGCGTTCGCGCAGGACAAGACCGTCAAGATCGGCGCGTTGTCCGATCAGTCCGGGCTCTACGCCGACCTCGGCGGACCCGGCTCGACCCTCGCCGCGCAGATGGCCGTTGAAGATTCGGGCCTTGCTGCGAAGGGCTGGAAGATCGACATCATCTCGGGCGATCACCAGAACAAGCCCGACATCGGCACCGCGATCGCGCGGCAGTGGTTCGACGTCGAGAAGGTCGACATCATCGTCGACGTGCCGAATTCCGGCGTGGCGCTCGCCGTCAACAACGTCATCAAGGAAAAGAACGGCGTCTACATCAATTCCGGTGCTGCGACCTCGGACCTCAGCAACGCGCAGTGCTCGCCCAACACCGTGCACTGGACCTACGACACCTACATGCTGGCCCACACCACCGGCCAGGCGCTGGTGAAGGCTGGCGGCGACACCTGGTTCTTCCTGACCGCGGACTACGCCTTCGGCGCGGCGCTCGAGCGGGACACCAGTGCGGTCGTCACCGCCAATGGCGGCAAGGTGGTCGGCGGCGTCAAGCATCCGCTGAACACGCCGGATTTCTCGTCCTTCCTGCTGCAGGCGCAGGCGTCCAAGGCCAAGATCATCGGCCTTGCCAATGCCGGCGGCGACACCACCAATACGATCAAGCAGGCGGCCGAGTTCGGCATCGGCAAGGGCGGCCAGAAGCTCGCGGCGCTGCTGCTGTTCCTCACCGACGTCAAGGCGATCGGCCTGGAGACCGCGCAGGGCCTCAACTTCACCGAGACCTTCTACTGGGACATGAACGACCAGACCCGCGCGTTCTCCAAGCGCTTCGCCGCGAAGATGAAGAACAGCGCGCCGCCCACCATGGTGCAGGCCGGCGTCTATGCGGGCGTGCGCCACTACCTCAAGGCGCTGGAAGCGCTCGGCGGCAATTCGCATGACGGCGCGAAGATCGTCGAGAAGATGAAGTCGATGCCGACCGAGGATGATCTGTTCGGGAAGGGCGAGATCCAGCCCAACGGCCGCACCATCCACAACGCCTATCTGTTCGAGGTGAAGAAGCCCTCGGAGTCCAAGGGGCCGTGGGACTTCTACAAGCTGGTCGGCACGGTGCCGGGCGACCAGGCCTTCACGCCGCTGTCCGAGAGCAAGTGCGCGCTCTTGAAGAAGTAG
- a CDS encoding branched-chain amino acid ABC transporter permease → MQALYAQLLVGLINGSFYALLSLGLAVIFGMLNIINFAHGALYMMGAFVAYFLLNNDYLSIGYWPALIIAPIVVGIFGMILERTMLQWLTGLDHLYGLLLTFGIALIVQGVFQNYFGSSGLPYAIPDQLKGGMNLGFMFLPVYRGWVVVFSLIVCIATWFLIEKTRLGAYLRAATENPTLVRAFGINVPRMITLTYGLGVGLAALAGVLSAPINQVRPLMGADLIIVVFAVVVIGGMGSIMGSIITGFALGVIEGLTKYFYPEASNTVVFVLMVLVLLVKPTGLTGRAA, encoded by the coding sequence ATGCAGGCTCTTTACGCTCAGCTACTGGTGGGACTGATCAACGGCTCGTTCTACGCGCTGCTCAGTCTCGGGCTTGCCGTGATCTTCGGCATGCTCAACATCATCAATTTCGCCCACGGCGCGCTCTATATGATGGGTGCCTTCGTCGCCTATTTCCTGCTCAACAATGATTATCTCAGTATCGGCTACTGGCCCGCACTGATCATCGCTCCGATCGTCGTCGGCATCTTCGGCATGATCCTGGAACGGACCATGCTGCAATGGCTGACCGGGCTCGACCATCTCTATGGGCTGCTCCTGACCTTCGGCATCGCCCTGATCGTGCAGGGCGTGTTCCAGAACTATTTCGGCTCCTCGGGCCTGCCTTACGCCATTCCGGACCAGCTCAAGGGCGGCATGAATCTCGGCTTCATGTTCCTGCCGGTCTATCGCGGCTGGGTCGTCGTCTTCTCGCTGATCGTGTGCATCGCCACCTGGTTCCTGATCGAAAAGACGCGGCTCGGCGCTTACTTGCGCGCGGCCACCGAAAATCCGACGCTGGTGCGCGCCTTCGGCATCAACGTGCCGCGCATGATCACGCTGACCTACGGTCTCGGCGTCGGTCTTGCCGCGCTCGCCGGCGTGCTCTCGGCGCCGATCAACCAGGTGCGGCCGCTGATGGGCGCCGACCTCATCATCGTGGTGTTCGCGGTGGTCGTGATCGGCGGCATGGGATCGATCATGGGCTCCATCATCACCGGCTTCGCGCTCGGCGTGATCGAGGGCCTGACCAAATATTTCTACCCCGAGGCCTCCAACACCGTCGTGTTCGTGCTGATGGTGTTGGTGCTTTTGGTGAAGCCAACGGGATTGACGGGAAGGGCGGCCTGA
- a CDS encoding ABC transporter ATP-binding protein produces the protein MADEFILETEGLTKEFAGFFAVRDVALKVRRGSIHALIGPNGAGKTTCFNLLTKFLKPSAGKILYKGQDITAMAPADVARMGLVRSFQISAVFPHLTALENVRVALQRQHGSSFDFWRSKSVLNRFNNRALELLNDVGLSEFANTPAVEMPYGRKRALEIATTLALDPEMMLLDEPMAGMGHEDIDKIAALIKRISAKYTILMVEHNLSVVANLSDIITVLTRGQVLAQGNYAELTKDERVKEAYLGAGHA, from the coding sequence TTGGCCGATGAGTTCATTCTCGAAACGGAAGGCTTGACCAAGGAGTTCGCGGGCTTCTTCGCCGTCCGCGACGTTGCGCTCAAGGTTCGCCGCGGGAGCATCCACGCGTTGATCGGCCCGAACGGGGCCGGCAAGACGACCTGCTTCAATCTTCTGACCAAGTTCCTCAAACCGTCCGCCGGCAAAATCCTGTACAAGGGACAGGACATCACCGCGATGGCGCCGGCCGATGTGGCCCGCATGGGCCTCGTCCGTTCATTCCAGATCTCGGCGGTCTTTCCGCATCTCACCGCGCTGGAGAACGTTCGTGTCGCGCTTCAGCGCCAGCACGGCAGCTCCTTCGATTTCTGGCGCTCCAAATCCGTGCTCAACCGCTTCAACAACCGCGCGCTGGAACTGTTGAACGATGTCGGCCTCAGCGAGTTTGCCAACACCCCGGCGGTCGAGATGCCCTATGGGCGCAAGCGCGCACTGGAGATCGCAACCACGCTCGCGCTCGACCCGGAGATGATGCTGCTGGACGAGCCGATGGCCGGCATGGGCCACGAGGACATCGACAAGATCGCGGCGCTGATCAAGCGCATCTCTGCGAAATACACCATCTTGATGGTCGAGCATAATTTGAGCGTCGTCGCCAATCTCTCCGACATCATCACCGTGCTGACGCGCGGGCAGGTGCTCGCGCAGGGCAATTACGCCGAGCTCACCAAGGACGAGCGCGTCAAGGAAGCCTATCTGGGAGCCGGTCATGCCTGA
- a CDS encoding ArsC family reductase: protein MPNIIYGIKNCDTMKKARTWLDTHGVAYEFHDYKAAGVEKDKLKQWSDKVGWETLLNRAGTTFKKLPDADKEGLTEKKALALMLAQPSMIKRPVLEAGGKLLVGFKPDIYAKDVKTR from the coding sequence TTGCCCAACATCATCTACGGCATCAAGAATTGCGACACCATGAAGAAGGCGCGCACCTGGCTCGATACCCACGGCGTCGCCTATGAATTCCACGACTACAAGGCGGCGGGCGTCGAGAAGGACAAGCTCAAGCAATGGAGCGACAAGGTCGGCTGGGAGACGCTACTCAATCGCGCCGGCACGACCTTCAAGAAGCTGCCCGATGCCGACAAGGAAGGCCTCACCGAGAAGAAGGCGCTGGCGTTGATGCTAGCGCAACCATCGATGATCAAGCGGCCGGTGCTCGAAGCCGGCGGCAAACTCCTGGTCGGCTTCAAGCCGGACATCTATGCCAAGGACGTCAAAACCAGATAG
- a CDS encoding DUF47 domain-containing protein → MMRWFRAFLPKEERFFDLFDRHAQTVIQGSIALQGMLNGGEETPVYCQRVNQFENDADNITREVLTAVRRTFITPFDRGDIKNLITSMDDAIDQMQQTAKAVMLFEVRSFEPPMREIGALLIECANLVGRALPLMQSIGPNVAMLTAITEELGKLEGRVDDLHDIGLKELFLKHRDGNAMDFVVGAEIYDHLEKVADRFDDVANEINSIVIEQV, encoded by the coding sequence ATGATGCGATGGTTTCGCGCGTTCCTGCCCAAGGAAGAACGCTTCTTCGACCTGTTCGACCGCCATGCCCAGACCGTGATTCAGGGCTCGATCGCGCTCCAGGGCATGCTCAACGGGGGCGAGGAGACGCCGGTCTACTGCCAGCGGGTCAACCAGTTCGAGAATGACGCCGACAACATCACCCGTGAGGTGCTGACGGCGGTGCGACGCACCTTCATCACCCCGTTCGACCGCGGCGACATCAAGAACCTCATCACCTCGATGGACGACGCCATCGACCAAATGCAGCAGACGGCCAAGGCCGTGATGCTGTTCGAGGTCCGCAGCTTCGAGCCGCCGATGCGCGAGATCGGCGCGCTCCTGATCGAATGCGCCAACCTGGTCGGCCGGGCGCTGCCGCTGATGCAGTCGATCGGCCCGAACGTCGCGATGCTGACCGCGATCACGGAGGAGCTGGGCAAGCTGGAGGGCCGGGTCGACGATCTCCACGACATCGGGCTGAAGGAACTGTTCCTCAAGCACCGCGACGGCAACGCGATGGATTTCGTCGTCGGGGCGGAGATCTACGACCATCTCGAAAAGGTGGCCGATCGCTTCGACGACGTCGCGAACGAGATCAACAGCATCGTCATCGAGCAGGTCTAG
- a CDS encoding sulfite exporter TauE/SafE family protein, whose protein sequence is MSWIHELLAGGGVGLVAGLASGFTGTSPGGGLVIFSVLLLGAEQHIAQGTSLITQIPPTGLAGARRYWQSGNRSPLPWIVWIAIGFLAGGAGGGYAAAAVSDAVLQWTYVAYLVALIALLILRRDRKDGGGDVHDREQLPWPPLLLIGFLAGFSSGFMGIGGGLAITVGLAAGLRVPQHQAQLVSLIFSIIPTNIPAAWIYWSKGLMVGWPAIIGIVAGLWVGTDLGARLANGVGKSVLRRSMIALVALMALYMTYKAVG, encoded by the coding sequence ATGTCCTGGATTCACGAGCTTCTCGCCGGCGGCGGCGTCGGCCTCGTCGCGGGGCTGGCGTCGGGCTTCACGGGCACAAGTCCTGGCGGCGGCCTGGTCATCTTCAGCGTGCTGCTGCTCGGCGCGGAGCAACACATCGCCCAGGGCACCTCGCTGATCACGCAGATCCCGCCGACGGGCCTTGCCGGCGCGCGCCGCTATTGGCAAAGCGGCAACCGCAGCCCGCTGCCGTGGATCGTCTGGATCGCCATCGGATTTCTCGCCGGCGGCGCGGGTGGCGGCTATGCCGCGGCCGCCGTCTCCGACGCGGTCCTGCAATGGACCTATGTCGCCTATCTCGTCGCGCTGATCGCGCTCCTGATCCTGCGTCGCGACCGCAAGGACGGCGGCGGCGACGTCCATGATCGCGAGCAGCTGCCCTGGCCTCCCCTTCTGCTCATCGGCTTCCTTGCCGGCTTTTCTTCCGGCTTCATGGGCATCGGCGGCGGGCTCGCGATCACGGTCGGTCTCGCCGCCGGGCTGCGCGTACCGCAGCACCAGGCGCAACTCGTCAGCCTCATCTTCTCGATTATCCCGACCAACATTCCCGCGGCCTGGATCTACTGGAGCAAGGGCCTCATGGTCGGCTGGCCCGCCATCATCGGCATCGTCGCCGGCCTCTGGGTCGGCACCGATCTCGGCGCGCGCTTAGCAAACGGCGTCGGCAAATCGGTGCTGCGCCGGAGCATGATCGCCCTCGTTGCGTTGATGGCGCTCTACATGACCTACAAAGCGGTAGGCTAG
- a CDS encoding ABC transporter ATP-binding protein → MPEIATAEAPAKTAAGGNILQVRNLEAWYGESHILHGINFDVNAGEVVTLLGRNGAGKTTTLKSIMGIIGKRTGSVKFNDQEIIRATSDKIARMGIAFCPEERGIFSSLDVRENLLLPPVVRPGGLPLEQIFDLFPNLKERLNSQGTKLSGGEQQMLAIARILRTGASFLMLDEPTEGLAPVIIQQIGHTIARLKKEGFTILLVEQNFRFASTVADRYYVVEHGKIIDGFSNSELAANMDKLHTYLGV, encoded by the coding sequence ATGCCTGAGATTGCAACCGCGGAAGCTCCCGCGAAGACCGCTGCCGGCGGCAACATCCTTCAGGTCCGCAACCTCGAAGCCTGGTACGGCGAGTCCCACATCCTGCACGGGATCAATTTCGACGTGAACGCAGGCGAGGTCGTCACGTTGCTTGGCCGCAACGGCGCCGGCAAGACGACCACGCTGAAGTCGATCATGGGCATCATCGGCAAGCGGACCGGCTCGGTGAAGTTCAACGACCAGGAGATCATCCGCGCGACCTCCGACAAGATCGCGCGGATGGGCATCGCGTTCTGCCCGGAGGAGCGCGGAATTTTCTCCAGTCTCGATGTGCGAGAGAATTTGCTGCTGCCGCCGGTGGTTCGCCCGGGCGGATTGCCGCTCGAGCAGATCTTCGACCTGTTTCCCAACCTGAAGGAACGTCTCAACAGCCAGGGCACCAAGCTCTCCGGCGGCGAGCAGCAGATGCTCGCGATCGCGCGCATCCTGCGCACCGGCGCGAGCTTCCTGATGCTGGACGAGCCGACCGAGGGCCTCGCGCCCGTCATCATCCAGCAGATCGGTCACACCATTGCACGGCTCAAGAAGGAGGGCTTCACCATCCTCCTGGTCGAGCAGAACTTCCGCTTCGCATCCACCGTCGCCGACCGCTATTACGTGGTCGAGCACGGCAAGATCATCGACGGATTTTCCAATTCGGAGCTTGCCGCCAACATGGACAAGCTCCACACCTATCTCGGCGTTTGA
- a CDS encoding tRNA-binding protein: MHVTHDPAAAASPTIDFNAFLAVDIRVGTIVDAKPFPEARKPAFRLWIDFGPAIGVRKSSAQITENHPLETLVGQQVAAVVNFPPRQIGPVISEVLTLGFPDADGNVVLVQPGKPVPNGGRLF, translated from the coding sequence ATGCACGTCACCCACGATCCCGCCGCGGCCGCGTCGCCGACCATCGACTTCAACGCCTTCCTCGCAGTCGATATCCGTGTCGGCACCATCGTCGACGCCAAACCCTTCCCGGAGGCGCGCAAGCCGGCCTTTCGGCTGTGGATCGACTTCGGCCCCGCGATCGGGGTGCGCAAGAGCTCGGCACAGATCACCGAAAACCATCCGCTGGAGACACTGGTGGGGCAGCAGGTCGCGGCCGTCGTCAATTTCCCGCCGCGCCAGATCGGTCCCGTCATCTCGGAGGTCCTGACGCTTGGCTTCCCCGATGCCGACGGCAACGTCGTGCTGGTGCAGCCGGGCAAGCCCGTGCCGAACGGCGGGCGGCTGTTCTAA
- a CDS encoding branched-chain amino acid ABC transporter permease, translating to MTALTDDTLPVAPRAIRDEMIVFVVMALLLASVPFSGIYPFFVMQALCFALLACAFNLLIGYGGLLSFGHAMFLGTAGYCSAHALKVWALPPELGILVGVAGAFVLSIVTGYISIRRQGIYFSMITLALSQLLYFIYLQAPFTHGEDGIQGIPQGHMFGVFDLSKPTVLYYVVLVGFLAGFLLIYRIINSPFGEVLKAIRENEPRAISLGYRTDQYKFLAFVLSGTLAGFAGSLKVFVAQNASLTDVHWSMSGEVVLMTLVGGLGTIFGPVVGAFAIIAMQQYLAGFGQWVTVIQGSIFVICVLTFRRGVIGEIAHYFRRSL from the coding sequence ATGACAGCCTTGACGGACGACACGCTGCCGGTAGCCCCGCGCGCCATTCGCGACGAAATGATCGTCTTCGTGGTGATGGCGCTGCTGCTGGCCTCGGTGCCATTCAGCGGCATCTACCCGTTCTTCGTGATGCAGGCGCTGTGCTTCGCGCTGCTCGCCTGCGCCTTCAACCTGCTGATCGGCTATGGCGGCCTGCTGTCGTTCGGCCACGCGATGTTCCTGGGAACGGCCGGCTATTGCAGCGCGCATGCGCTGAAGGTATGGGCGCTGCCGCCGGAGCTCGGCATCCTCGTCGGTGTCGCGGGGGCTTTCGTGCTCTCGATCGTCACCGGCTACATCTCGATCCGCCGCCAGGGCATCTATTTCTCGATGATCACCCTGGCGCTGTCGCAGCTCCTGTACTTCATCTACCTCCAGGCGCCGTTCACCCATGGTGAGGACGGCATCCAGGGCATTCCGCAAGGGCACATGTTCGGCGTGTTCGATCTGTCCAAGCCGACCGTGCTCTACTACGTCGTGCTGGTCGGCTTCCTCGCCGGCTTCCTGCTGATCTACCGCATCATCAACTCGCCGTTCGGCGAGGTGCTGAAGGCGATCCGCGAGAACGAGCCGCGCGCGATCTCGCTCGGCTACCGGACCGACCAGTACAAGTTCCTGGCGTTCGTGCTGTCGGGCACGCTGGCCGGCTTTGCCGGATCGCTGAAAGTGTTCGTGGCGCAGAACGCCTCGCTCACCGACGTGCACTGGTCGATGTCGGGCGAGGTCGTGCTGATGACGCTGGTCGGCGGTCTCGGCACCATCTTCGGCCCCGTGGTCGGCGCCTTCGCGATCATCGCCATGCAGCAATATCTGGCAGGGTTTGGCCAGTGGGTGACGGTGATCCAGGGCTCGATCTTCGTGATCTGTGTGCTGACCTTCCGCCGCGGCGTCATCGGCGAAATCGCGCATTACTTCCGGCGGTCGCTCTAA